The genomic window CTACCACTACCACTTCACCTTCGCCATATTCTTCTAACAAACTTTTGGCAATGGATGTTTTACCGGACCCGGTACCGCCGGAAATGCCGATTAATATAGGAGAAATACTCATTTTAACTTTGTTTCATCAAAAGGACTTGGAAGAAGATTTTTGCTTGTTGTTTCATTTACAATGCCATTCATATTACATATATAAATAGGAATGTCGCCGCATAATTCCCAGATAACCTGTCGACATGCACCGCATGGGAAGCCACCATTTTGGGTTGCAACTGCAAGTGTTTTGAATTGAGACTTGCCTTTTGCGATTGCAGTGAAAAGGGCTGTTTGTTCAGCGCAATTGGATAGGGGGTAACAAGCATTTTCCACATTACAGCCTCCAATGATCTTCCCATCCGATGTTTCCACAGCGGCGCCGACTTTATATTGGGAATAAGGAGCCCGTGCTTTATCCATCATTTCGATTGCGGTTTGGATTAATTTATTCATTTTTTCAATGTATTAAACCAGGCCAAGGCGCCGGTGTAAGATATAAATACAGAACTGCTATGGGTACCGCCGGGGATGGTAATCAATTCAATATCAGCCCCGTTCGCTTTAAGGCTGTCTCTAGCAATGACGGCATTTTGATATCCAACAGTAATATCATTTTCACCGTGAAATAATTTTATTGGCGCTTTGGGTGACCAACTTACCAAGCTGTTTTTCTCGTAGGCAGATTTCAATTCCTGTTCACCATTACCTAAAAAATCAGCAAGAAATTTTTCGGTAAATAGATCTTTAATCGTGGTGGTCAGTTCTTTATTTGCTTCACCGATGGTTTTTGATCCATCCATCAAATTGGGGATTTTTTCAGCATAGGGGTTTTGAAAAAATTCGCTGGGAGGGCGGTTCATGCCTTCAATTTCATTATAAGCCATATAGATAAAAGACAAATAACCAGGCTGTGAATAGGATTCCCTGCTCAATAAACTGGTTGATGAATGGCGCATATCGTAGGGGCCCGCCATGGGTGTTGAAGCTGTCACAGAAAATTCGTCGGCATATTTTTCTTCAATCAGTTTATGGGTCGCCATTGCAACATATCCACCTTCAGAATAGCCTGCCAGGAATAATTGACCATTATCATTAACATCATTAGCACAAAGCCAGTTTTTTGTAGCGCGAATTTTATCCACAACGGCTTCGGCAGCAAAGGCATGAATGTATGGATGGACAACATCAGTAGATACGCCCAAACCCAATAGATCGGGCGAAGAGCCAATATATCCAACTGAAGCAACAAACATGGCATCAAAGCCACGCAGTGGTGTAACTGAAGCAACATTGGTTCTTTTTGCTTCTGTGCCATGTTGACCGGAATAGATCGGGTATTTTTTTCCGTTGTGATCTTCATCCGGGACATAAATTGCGCCTGAGGCTAATCTTGGTTCCCCATTCCAATCCACCGTTTCATATATAATACTGTATACTTTTACATCAGTTACTGGGATGACACCAATGTCTATATTGTTTTGTTCGAGAAAATCCCTGAGAAAATCGGCTCCAATAGATCCCAGTGGAAGTACAGAGACCACATGGCCACGACCGTCGTCTGTGGTGGCGCAGTCTTCTGTCTTCGTTCCTTCACAAGCAAGAAGGAATAAAAGAGAGAGAATGGTTAGTTGTTTGAAATATTGTTTCATTTATAATCCCCTTATTTAATGTTCGAATCGGATGAGTTTAAAGGCTTGATGTAGCATGATGCCAGTAATAAATCCACCCACATGGGCGAACCATGCCACCCCTCCGGTGGTGTCTAAACCGAGACTCCCCATACCATTTGTCAGTTGATTGAAAAACCAGAAACCCAACACAATGACTGCCGGTACACGTATGGTGGTAAAAAATATTACAATAAAAATAAATACGTGGACACGGGCTTGTGGAAAGCGAATCATATATAATCCCAACACGCCTGCAATAGCGCCGGAGGCGCCCACCATTGGAATTTCAGAACCGGGATTTATGAGGACTTGACAAAGGGTAGCTGCCACGCCACACAAAATATAGAAAAAAGCATATTTTATATGACCTAATGTACTTTCCACATTATCCCCGAATAACCAAAGGAACCACATATTCCCCAGGATGTGTGCAATGCCACCATGGAGGAACATCGATGTAAACATGGTTAAGATTGAAAAATGAACCGGAATTAATCCAAAGGTATAAATAAATATGGCTTCAGCTTCTGGGTCTTTCA from Candidatus Neomarinimicrobiota bacterium includes these protein-coding regions:
- the cdd gene encoding cytidine deaminase, whose product is MNKLIQTAIEMMDKARAPYSQYKVGAAVETSDGKIIGGCNVENACYPLSNCAEQTALFTAIAKGKSQFKTLAVATQNGGFPCGACRQVIWELCGDIPIYICNMNGIVNETTSKNLLPSPFDETKLK
- a CDS encoding rhomboid family intramembrane serine protease; protein product: MFFPYKDDNPRVLIPFVTYGLVTINVFIFMFQFSMGMKDPEAEAIFIYTFGLIPVHFSILTMFTSMFLHGGIAHILGNMWFLWLFGDNVESTLGHIKYAFFYILCGVAATLCQVLINPGSEIPMVGASGAIAGVLGLYMIRFPQARVHVFIFIVIFFTTIRVPAVIVLGFWFFNQLTNGMGSLGLDTTGGVAWFAHVGGFITGIMLHQAFKLIRFEH